One segment of Stappia sp. 28M-7 DNA contains the following:
- a CDS encoding low specificity L-threonine aldolase, with protein MIFASDNWAGASQPVMDAMVRHNTGAAPAYGTDPLTLKVRDRFREIFETDDLTVWFTATGTAANALTMAACARPGGLVLTSDIAHVLCDEWGATEFFSHGMKMVPVETRNGRISAEALSRELAKHPAGSRFGTPVAVSLTQASECGTVYRPDELAALTRAAKERDLVCHMDGARFANALVHLGCSPAEMTWKAGIDVLSFGGTKNGCWCAEAIVVFNQDALRDLAAHRSRAGHLFSKSRFVAAQLDGYLENGHWLESARHANAMASRLAEGLAASGHALAHPVEANEVFPVLDLATIARLREAGAAFYEWPEIEAGEGTSGVRLVTSFATKPEEVARFLEIAAG; from the coding sequence ATGATCTTCGCCAGCGACAATTGGGCGGGTGCCTCGCAGCCGGTTATGGATGCCATGGTCCGCCACAACACGGGCGCCGCGCCGGCCTACGGCACGGACCCGCTCACCCTCAAGGTTCGCGACCGGTTTCGCGAGATCTTCGAGACGGACGACCTTACGGTCTGGTTCACCGCAACCGGCACGGCGGCGAATGCGCTGACCATGGCGGCCTGCGCAAGGCCCGGCGGGCTGGTGCTGACCAGCGACATCGCGCATGTGCTGTGCGACGAGTGGGGGGCGACGGAGTTCTTCTCGCACGGCATGAAGATGGTGCCGGTGGAGACGCGCAACGGACGCATCTCGGCGGAAGCCCTGTCGCGCGAACTGGCCAAGCACCCGGCCGGCAGCCGCTTCGGCACGCCGGTGGCGGTGAGCCTGACCCAGGCGAGCGAGTGCGGCACGGTCTACCGGCCCGACGAGCTGGCGGCGCTGACGAGGGCGGCGAAGGAACGCGATCTCGTCTGCCACATGGACGGGGCGCGCTTCGCCAACGCGTTGGTGCATCTTGGGTGCAGCCCGGCGGAGATGACCTGGAAGGCGGGGATCGACGTCCTGTCCTTCGGTGGCACCAAGAACGGCTGCTGGTGCGCCGAGGCGATCGTGGTGTTCAATCAGGACGCCTTGCGCGATCTTGCTGCGCACCGCTCGCGCGCCGGACACCTGTTCTCCAAGTCGCGCTTCGTCGCGGCGCAGCTCGACGGCTATCTGGAGAACGGCCACTGGCTGGAGAGCGCCCGCCACGCCAACGCGATGGCGAGCCGGCTGGCCGAGGGGCTCGCGGCGTCCGGCCATGCGCTCGCCCATCCGGTGGAGGCGAACGAGGTGTTCCCGGTGCTCGACCTTGCCACCATTGCGCGGCTGCGCGAGGCGGGGGCGGCGTTCTACGAATGGCCGGAGATCGAGGCGGGCGAGGGCACGTCAGGCGTGCGGCTGGTGACGTCCTTCGCCACAAAGCCCGAAGAGGTCGCGCGCTTCCTGGAGATCGCCGCGGGGTAG
- the gltB gene encoding glutamate synthase large subunit: MIEALDFVTETAPAKATTARKTLNERREEAARSGLYNPAREHDACGVGFVAHLKGVPSHRIVSDGLQVLENLTHRGAVGADPLMGDGAGMLVQIPHDFFAAETKGLGFELPEKGRYGVGFLFLPQDPALRRVCEEIVERVINAEGQACLGWRDVPVDNSSLSKAPDIAATEPCSRQVFIACRDCETQDDFERRLFVLRKVISNVIRAETDAVTKGFYIVSLSSRTLVYKGMFLAYQLGAYYADLKDPRFTSALALVHQRFSTNTFPSWDLAHPYRMVAHNGEINTLRGNVNWMAARQASVSSPLFGDDISKLWPISYEGQSDTACFDNALEFLVRGGYSLAHAAMMLIPEAWAGNPLMDENLRAFYEYHAALMEPWDGPAAVAFTDGRQIGATLDRNGLRPARYVVTDDDFVIMSSEVGVLPVPEEKIIRKWRLQPGKMLLIDLEEGRIISDDEIKRQLSTANPYKDWLHRTQIVLEEMPAVRGRAPVAAETLLDRQQAFGYTQEDIKLLMHPMATVGQEAIGSMGTDTPISALSDKPKLLYTYFKQNFAQVTNPPIDPIREELVMSLVSFIGPRPNLFDLKGLATSKRLEVRQPILTNDDLEKIRTIGDTADNQFSAKTLDITYDASKGAGGMREALDNLCANAEKAVINGYNIVILSDRLVSRGRIAIPALLATAAVHHHLIRKGLRTSVGLVVETGEAREVHHFCVLAGYGAEAINPYLAFETLLQLHAELDFPEEVDADEVVYRYIKSIDKGILKVMSKMGISTYQSYCGAQIFDAVGLSTDFVNEYFFGTATMIEGIGLAEVAEETARRHAVAFADVPVLRRSLDVGGEYAYRVRGESHLWTPEGIAFLQHAVRSNLPEQYREFARETNEHNGRFTIRGLFRVKTAEDVGRAPISIDEVEPAAEIVKRFSTGAMSFGSISREAHSTLAVAMNRIGGKSNTGEGGEEPERYMPLPDGSQNPMRSAIKQVASGRFGVTTDYLVNSDMIQIKVAQGAKPGEGGQLPGHKVDAVIAKVRHSTQGVGLISPPPHHDIYSIEDLAQLIYDLKNVNPAADISVKLVSEVGVGTVAAGVAKARADHITVSGYDGGTGASPLTSIKHAGSPWEIGLAETQQTLVLNGLRSRIALQVDGGLKTGRDVIVGALLGADEFGFSTAPLIAAGCIMMRKCHLNTCPVGIATQDPVLRKRFKGAPEHVVNYFFFVAEEVREIMAAMGIARFDDLVGRTDLLDQEKMIDHWKARGLDFSRIFHMPEAPAEAKRWTERQKHPIDDVLDRRLIAAAEPALERKEPVVITETIGNVDRSAGAMLSGEVAKRFGHKGLKGGTIDVRLTGTAGQAFGAFLARGITMTLEGDANDYVGKGLAGGKLVIRPNPKSAADPDYSIIAGNTVLYGATEGECYIRGIAGERFAVRNSGAIAVVEGVGDHGCEYMTGGVVVVLGWTGRNFAAGMSGGVAYVLDEDGSFRNRCNLAMVDIEPVPEEDDLLEKLHHHGGDIEHKGRVDLSADMTRHDDERLRQIISNHIAHTGSAWAQEILEKWDEFRPKFVKVMPVEYRRALREMEEKRLGLVAAE, from the coding sequence ATGATCGAGGCGCTGGACTTCGTGACCGAAACCGCACCGGCCAAAGCGACGACTGCCCGCAAAACGCTGAACGAGCGACGCGAGGAAGCCGCACGGTCGGGTCTTTACAATCCCGCGCGCGAGCATGACGCCTGCGGCGTCGGCTTCGTCGCCCATCTCAAGGGCGTTCCCTCCCACCGCATCGTCTCCGACGGGTTGCAGGTGCTGGAGAACCTCACCCATCGCGGCGCGGTCGGTGCCGACCCCTTGATGGGCGACGGCGCCGGCATGCTGGTGCAGATCCCGCACGACTTCTTTGCCGCCGAGACCAAGGGCCTGGGCTTCGAGCTGCCCGAGAAGGGCCGCTACGGCGTCGGCTTCCTCTTCCTGCCGCAGGACCCGGCGCTGCGCCGCGTCTGCGAGGAGATCGTCGAGCGCGTCATCAACGCGGAAGGCCAGGCATGCCTTGGCTGGCGCGACGTGCCGGTCGACAACTCGTCCCTCTCCAAGGCGCCCGACATCGCGGCGACCGAGCCCTGCTCGCGCCAGGTGTTCATCGCCTGCCGCGACTGCGAGACCCAGGACGATTTCGAGCGCCGCCTCTTCGTGCTGCGCAAGGTGATCTCCAACGTCATCCGCGCCGAGACCGATGCCGTCACCAAGGGCTTCTACATCGTCTCGCTGTCGAGCCGGACGCTGGTCTACAAGGGCATGTTCCTGGCCTATCAGCTCGGCGCCTATTACGCCGACCTGAAGGACCCGCGCTTCACCTCGGCGCTGGCGCTGGTTCACCAGCGTTTCTCCACCAACACCTTCCCGTCCTGGGATCTTGCCCACCCCTACCGGATGGTCGCCCATAACGGCGAGATCAACACCCTGCGCGGCAACGTCAACTGGATGGCCGCCCGCCAGGCGAGCGTGTCCTCGCCCCTGTTCGGCGACGACATCTCCAAGCTGTGGCCGATCTCCTACGAGGGCCAGTCCGACACCGCCTGCTTCGACAACGCACTCGAGTTCCTCGTGCGCGGCGGCTACTCGCTCGCCCATGCGGCGATGATGCTGATCCCCGAGGCCTGGGCCGGCAACCCCTTGATGGACGAGAACCTGCGGGCCTTCTACGAGTACCACGCCGCCCTGATGGAGCCGTGGGACGGCCCGGCCGCTGTCGCCTTCACCGATGGCCGCCAGATCGGCGCGACCCTCGACCGCAACGGCCTGCGTCCGGCCCGCTACGTGGTGACCGACGACGATTTCGTCATCATGTCCTCCGAGGTCGGCGTGCTGCCGGTGCCGGAAGAGAAGATCATCCGCAAGTGGCGCCTGCAGCCGGGCAAGATGCTCCTGATCGATCTCGAGGAAGGCCGGATCATTTCCGACGACGAGATCAAGCGCCAGCTGTCCACCGCCAACCCCTACAAGGACTGGCTGCACCGCACCCAGATCGTGCTGGAGGAGATGCCGGCGGTGCGCGGCCGTGCGCCGGTGGCGGCGGAGACGCTGCTCGACCGCCAGCAGGCCTTCGGCTACACCCAGGAAGACATCAAGCTCCTGATGCATCCGATGGCGACCGTCGGCCAGGAAGCCATCGGCTCGATGGGCACCGACACGCCGATCTCCGCGCTGTCGGACAAGCCGAAGCTGCTCTACACCTATTTCAAGCAGAACTTCGCCCAGGTCACCAACCCGCCGATCGACCCGATCCGCGAGGAGCTGGTGATGAGCCTCGTGTCCTTCATCGGGCCGCGGCCGAACCTGTTCGATCTCAAGGGCCTGGCCACCTCCAAGCGTCTGGAGGTTCGCCAGCCGATCCTCACCAATGACGATCTGGAGAAGATCCGGACCATCGGCGACACCGCCGACAACCAGTTCTCGGCCAAGACGCTGGACATCACCTACGACGCGTCCAAGGGCGCGGGCGGCATGCGCGAGGCGCTCGACAACCTGTGCGCCAATGCCGAGAAGGCGGTGATCAACGGCTACAACATCGTCATCCTGTCCGACCGTCTGGTCAGCCGCGGCCGCATCGCCATTCCGGCGCTGCTGGCGACCGCTGCCGTGCACCATCACCTGATCCGCAAGGGCCTGCGCACCTCGGTCGGTCTGGTGGTGGAGACGGGCGAGGCGCGCGAGGTGCATCACTTCTGCGTGCTGGCCGGCTACGGCGCCGAGGCGATCAACCCCTATCTCGCCTTCGAGACGCTGCTGCAGCTCCATGCCGAGCTCGACTTCCCCGAGGAAGTCGACGCCGACGAGGTCGTCTATCGCTACATCAAGTCGATCGACAAGGGCATCCTCAAGGTCATGTCCAAGATGGGCATCTCGACCTACCAGTCCTATTGCGGCGCCCAGATCTTCGACGCGGTCGGCCTGTCGACCGACTTCGTCAACGAGTACTTCTTCGGCACCGCCACCATGATCGAGGGCATCGGCCTTGCCGAGGTCGCCGAGGAGACCGCCCGCCGTCACGCCGTCGCCTTCGCCGACGTGCCGGTGCTGCGCCGCTCGCTCGATGTCGGCGGCGAATACGCCTACCGCGTGCGCGGCGAGAGCCACCTGTGGACGCCGGAAGGCATTGCCTTCCTGCAGCATGCGGTGCGCTCCAACCTGCCCGAGCAGTATCGCGAGTTCGCCCGCGAGACCAACGAGCACAACGGCCGCTTCACCATTCGCGGGCTGTTCCGCGTCAAGACCGCAGAGGATGTCGGCCGCGCGCCGATCTCCATCGACGAGGTCGAACCGGCGGCCGAGATCGTCAAGCGCTTCTCGACCGGCGCCATGTCCTTCGGCTCGATCTCGCGCGAGGCCCACTCGACGCTGGCCGTCGCCATGAACCGGATCGGCGGCAAGTCGAACACCGGCGAAGGCGGCGAGGAGCCGGAGCGCTACATGCCGCTGCCGGACGGGTCGCAGAACCCGATGCGCTCGGCGATCAAGCAGGTCGCCTCGGGCCGCTTCGGCGTGACCACCGACTACCTCGTCAACTCGGACATGATCCAGATCAAGGTGGCCCAGGGCGCCAAGCCCGGCGAAGGCGGCCAGCTGCCCGGCCACAAGGTCGACGCGGTGATCGCCAAGGTCCGCCACTCGACGCAGGGCGTGGGCCTGATCTCGCCGCCGCCGCATCACGACATCTATTCGATCGAGGATCTGGCGCAGCTGATCTACGATCTGAAGAACGTCAACCCGGCGGCCGACATCTCGGTCAAGCTGGTGTCGGAAGTCGGTGTCGGCACGGTTGCCGCCGGCGTTGCCAAGGCGCGCGCCGACCACATCACCGTGTCCGGCTATGACGGCGGCACCGGCGCCTCGCCGCTGACCTCGATCAAGCATGCCGGCAGCCCCTGGGAGATCGGCCTTGCCGAGACCCAGCAGACCTTGGTGCTGAACGGGCTGCGCTCGCGCATCGCCCTGCAGGTCGACGGCGGCCTGAAGACCGGGCGCGACGTCATCGTCGGCGCGCTGCTGGGTGCCGACGAGTTCGGCTTCTCGACCGCGCCGCTGATCGCCGCCGGCTGCATCATGATGCGCAAGTGCCACCTGAACACCTGCCCGGTCGGCATCGCCACCCAGGATCCGGTGCTGCGCAAGCGCTTCAAGGGCGCGCCGGAGCATGTGGTCAACTACTTCTTCTTCGTCGCCGAGGAAGTCCGCGAGATCATGGCCGCGATGGGCATCGCCCGTTTCGACGATCTCGTCGGCCGCACCGACCTGCTCGACCAGGAGAAGATGATCGACCACTGGAAGGCGCGCGGCCTCGACTTCTCGCGCATCTTCCACATGCCCGAAGCCCCGGCCGAGGCGAAGCGCTGGACCGAGCGCCAGAAGCACCCGATCGACGACGTTCTCGACCGCCGCCTGATCGCGGCCGCCGAGCCGGCGCTGGAGCGCAAGGAGCCGGTCGTGATCACCGAGACCATCGGCAATGTCGACCGCTCCGCCGGTGCGATGCTGTCGGGCGAGGTGGCCAAGCGCTTCGGCCACAAGGGCCTGAAGGGCGGCACCATCGACGTGCGGCTGACCGGCACCGCCGGCCAGGCCTTCGGCGCCTTCCTCGCGCGCGGCATCACCATGACGCTCGAGGGCGATGCCAACGACTATGTCGGCAAGGGCCTGGCGGGCGGCAAGCTCGTCATCCGTCCGAACCCGAAGAGCGCCGCCGATCCGGACTACTCGATCATCGCCGGCAACACCGTGCTCTACGGTGCGACCGAGGGCGAGTGCTACATCCGCGGTATCGCCGGCGAGCGTTTCGCGGTCCGCAACTCGGGTGCCATCGCCGTCGTCGAGGGCGTGGGCGACCACGGCTGCGAATACATGACCGGCGGTGTCGTCGTCGTGCTCGGCTGGACGGGGCGCAACTTCGCGGCTGGCATGTCGGGCGGCGTGGCCTATGTGCTGGACGAGGACGGCTCGTTCCGCAACCGCTGCAACCTCGCCATGGTCGACATCGAGCCGGTCCCGGAGGAGGACGACCTCCTGGAGAAGCTCCACCACCATGGTGGCGACATCGAGCACAAGGGCCGCGTGGATCTGTCTGCCGACATGACGCGGCACGACGACGAGCGGCTTCGCCAGATCATCTCCAACCACATCGCCCATACCGGCTCGGCCTGGGCGCAGGAGATCCTGGAGAAGTGGGACGAGTTCCGCCCGAAATTCGTGAAGGTGATGCCGGTCGAGTACCGCCGCGCCCTCAGGGAAATGGAAGAAAAGCGGCTCGGCCTGGTGGCGGCCGAGTAA
- a CDS encoding glutamate synthase subunit beta: MGKVTGFLEIDRQEQKYQPASDRIRHFREFTLPLEDKEVERQAARCMDCGVPYCHGPVGCPVNNQIPDWNDLVYNGDWEEAARNLHSTNNFPEFTGRICPAPCEEACTLNLEDVPVAIKTVEQAIADKAWAEGWIRPEPAPFRTGKTVAIVGAGPAGLAAAQQLARAGHTVHVYEREPRAGGLMRYGIPDFKMEKHYIDRRVEQMEGEGVVFHYGANVGVNLTVDELKQRHDAVLLTVGAERPRDPELPGMDLQGCMYAMPFLVQQNRRVGGEDVSAEQPYWAGGKHVVVIGGGDTASDCVGTSFRQGALSVTQLDIRQRPPEKEDKLTVWPYWPTKMRTSSSQAEGAEREFAAATLALVGEDGHVTGVKCARVDEKRRPIPGSEFILRAELVLVAIGFAGPMEGTYLAELGDSIERDARTNVKANTQDYKTSIDGVFAAGDVRRGQSLVVWAIREGRQAARAIDLHLTGSSNLPR, from the coding sequence ATGGGAAAAGTTACCGGTTTCCTGGAGATCGACCGGCAGGAACAGAAGTACCAGCCGGCCTCCGACCGCATCCGCCACTTCAGGGAGTTCACCCTGCCGCTCGAGGACAAGGAAGTCGAGCGCCAGGCTGCCCGTTGCATGGATTGCGGCGTGCCCTATTGCCATGGGCCCGTCGGCTGTCCGGTCAACAACCAGATCCCGGACTGGAACGACCTGGTCTATAACGGCGACTGGGAAGAGGCGGCGCGCAACCTGCACTCGACCAACAACTTCCCGGAGTTCACCGGCCGCATCTGCCCCGCCCCGTGCGAGGAAGCCTGCACGCTGAACCTCGAGGACGTGCCGGTCGCCATCAAGACCGTGGAACAGGCGATTGCCGACAAGGCCTGGGCCGAAGGGTGGATCCGCCCCGAGCCGGCGCCGTTCCGCACCGGCAAGACCGTCGCCATCGTCGGCGCCGGTCCCGCCGGCCTTGCCGCGGCCCAGCAGCTGGCCCGCGCCGGCCACACGGTGCATGTCTACGAGCGCGAGCCGCGCGCCGGCGGCCTGATGCGCTACGGCATTCCCGACTTCAAGATGGAAAAGCACTATATCGACCGCCGCGTCGAGCAGATGGAGGGCGAAGGCGTCGTCTTCCATTACGGTGCCAATGTCGGCGTCAACCTGACGGTGGACGAGCTCAAGCAGCGCCATGACGCGGTGCTGCTGACCGTCGGCGCCGAGCGTCCGCGCGATCCCGAGCTTCCGGGCATGGACCTTCAGGGCTGCATGTATGCCATGCCGTTCCTGGTCCAGCAGAACCGCCGCGTCGGCGGCGAGGACGTCTCGGCCGAGCAGCCCTACTGGGCCGGCGGCAAGCATGTCGTCGTCATCGGCGGCGGCGACACGGCCTCGGACTGCGTCGGCACCTCGTTCCGCCAGGGCGCCCTGTCGGTGACCCAGCTCGACATCCGCCAGCGTCCGCCGGAGAAGGAGGACAAGCTGACGGTGTGGCCGTACTGGCCGACCAAGATGCGCACCTCCTCCAGCCAGGCGGAAGGTGCCGAGCGCGAGTTCGCGGCCGCCACCCTTGCTCTCGTCGGCGAGGACGGCCACGTCACCGGCGTCAAGTGCGCCCGCGTCGACGAGAAGCGCCGGCCGATCCCGGGCAGCGAGTTCATCCTGCGCGCCGAACTGGTGCTGGTCGCCATCGGCTTTGCCGGGCCCATGGAAGGCACCTACCTCGCCGAGCTGGGCGACAGCATCGAGCGCGACGCCCGCACCAACGTCAAGGCGAACACCCAGGACTACAAGACGTCCATCGACGGCGTGTTCGCCGCCGGCGACGTCCGCCGGGGCCAGTCGCTGGTGGTCTGGGCGATCCGCGAGGGCCGTCAGGCCGCACGGGCCATCGACCTGCACCTGACGGGCAGCTCGAACCTGCCGCGCTGA